The proteins below come from a single Streptomyces sp. B3I8 genomic window:
- a CDS encoding aminodeoxychorismate/anthranilate synthase component II: MSARILVVDNYDSFVFNLVQYLYQLGAECEVLRNDEVSTAHAQDGFDGVLLSPGPGRPEEAGVCVDMVRHCAATGVPVFGVCLGMQSMQVAYGGVVDRAPELLHGKTSQVEHGGTGVFAGLPSPFTATRYHSLAAEPTTVPAVLEVTARTQDGIVMGLRHRELPVEGVQFHPESVLTEHGHRMLANWLAECGDGAAVARSAGLAPVVGRATA, translated from the coding sequence GTGAGCGCGCGGATTCTCGTCGTCGACAACTACGACAGCTTCGTCTTCAACCTCGTGCAGTACCTGTACCAGCTCGGCGCGGAGTGCGAGGTGCTGCGCAACGACGAGGTGTCCACCGCGCACGCGCAGGACGGCTTCGACGGCGTGCTGCTCTCGCCCGGCCCCGGCAGGCCCGAGGAGGCCGGGGTGTGCGTGGACATGGTCCGGCACTGCGCAGCGACCGGGGTGCCGGTCTTCGGGGTCTGTCTCGGCATGCAGTCGATGCAGGTCGCGTACGGCGGTGTGGTGGACCGCGCGCCGGAACTCCTGCACGGCAAGACCTCGCAGGTCGAGCACGGCGGCACGGGGGTCTTCGCGGGGCTGCCGTCGCCGTTCACCGCGACGCGCTACCACTCGCTGGCCGCCGAGCCGACGACGGTCCCGGCCGTGCTGGAGGTCACCGCCCGCACCCAGGACGGCATCGTGATGGGCCTGCGGCACCGCGAACTCCCCGTCGAGGGCGTGCAGTTCCACCCGGAGTCGGTGCTCACCGAGCACGGCCACCGGATGCTGGCCAACTGGCTGGCGGAGTGCGGGGACGGGGCGGCCGTGGCGAGGTCGGCGGGGCTCGCCCCGGTGGTGGGCAGGGCCACGGCGTGA
- a CDS encoding class E sortase, translating into MPFDPSAAYDTSAAYGAHGVPGAADAAYGARRGGPAAGGAPRSRPARHGRPVDGPPESPVNAHVRAPDGTPGAPEAPGTAGTSTAAGESLRTAGGSDETMALGPSAVAEARRRAAVVGGTPVGTRAERRKAAKRHGRRPGHGTAGQPVASRDGGGEGEGAAPRSRVESRRAARARRPGPAVVVSRAVGELFITAGVLMLLFVTYQLWWSNVRAHKEAGSAAKHLQQDWASGKRAPGEFEPGQGFAILHIPRLDVVAPIAEGTSKTNVLDKGMVGHYGEGTLKTAMPDAKTGNFGLAAHRNTHGEPFRYINRLKPGDPIVVETQDTYFVYKMASVLPVTSPSNTAVLDPVPAGSGFTGPGRYITLTTCTPEFTSKYRLVVWGKMVEERPRGDGKPDALVQ; encoded by the coding sequence ATGCCCTTCGATCCGTCGGCCGCCTACGACACGTCGGCCGCCTACGGCGCACACGGCGTCCCCGGAGCCGCCGATGCCGCGTACGGGGCCCGGCGGGGTGGTCCCGCGGCCGGGGGCGCCCCGCGCAGTCGCCCCGCGCGGCACGGGCGGCCGGTGGACGGCCCGCCGGAGTCGCCCGTGAACGCCCACGTGCGGGCACCGGACGGGACGCCGGGGGCTCCCGAGGCCCCTGGGACGGCGGGGACGTCGACGGCGGCCGGGGAGAGCCTCCGGACGGCCGGTGGAAGCGACGAGACCATGGCGTTGGGGCCCTCCGCCGTCGCCGAGGCGCGACGCAGGGCCGCCGTGGTCGGCGGTACCCCCGTCGGAACCCGGGCGGAGCGGCGCAAGGCGGCGAAGCGGCACGGCCGACGCCCGGGGCACGGCACCGCCGGGCAGCCGGTCGCGAGCCGCGACGGCGGAGGCGAGGGCGAGGGTGCCGCACCGCGCTCCCGGGTCGAGTCGCGCCGCGCCGCGCGGGCACGGCGGCCGGGACCGGCCGTGGTGGTGAGCCGGGCCGTGGGCGAGCTGTTCATCACCGCCGGCGTGCTGATGCTGCTGTTCGTCACCTACCAGCTCTGGTGGTCGAACGTGCGCGCGCACAAGGAGGCGGGCAGCGCCGCGAAACACCTCCAGCAGGACTGGGCCAGCGGCAAGCGCGCCCCCGGCGAGTTCGAGCCCGGCCAGGGCTTCGCCATCCTGCACATCCCCAGGCTGGACGTCGTCGCCCCCATCGCCGAGGGCACCAGCAAGACGAACGTGCTGGACAAGGGCATGGTCGGCCACTACGGCGAGGGCACGCTGAAGACCGCGATGCCCGACGCGAAGACCGGCAACTTCGGGCTCGCCGCCCACCGCAACACCCACGGTGAACCGTTCCGCTACATCAACCGCCTCAAGCCGGGCGACCCGATCGTGGTGGAGACGCAGGACACCTACTTCGTGTACAAGATGGCCTCGGTGCTCCCGGTGACCTCCCCCTCGAACACCGCGGTCCTCGACCCCGTCCCCGCGGGTTCGGGTTTCACCGGGCCGGGCCGCTACATCACACTGACCACGTGCACACCGGAGTTCACCAGCAAGTACCGCCTGGTGGTCTGGGGAAAGATGGTCGAGGAACGGCCGCGCGGCGACGGCAAGCCGGACGCGCTCGTGCAGTAG
- a CDS encoding DUF881 domain-containing protein — MSNSADSPESGSGTPGTGPSAPSDAPPPGPTGSSPSPRPRRFPPVRVLTVGVFALAGLLFFTSFNTAKGTNIRTDASLLKLSDLIQERSQKNGRLDESNGRLRDDVESLAKRTAGGDFEADTARLSALEKNAGTRPLKGGAVTVTLDDAPPNATAKLPGYPEPQPDYLVIHQQDLQAVVNALWKGGAKGIKVMDQRLIGTSAVRCVGNTLILQGRVYSPPYKISAVGDPEKLQDALAASPAIQNYMVYVNVYGLGWKVTEDGTVTLPGYTGTVDLHYARPVE; from the coding sequence GCCGACTCTCCCGAATCCGGTTCCGGCACCCCCGGAACGGGCCCCTCCGCGCCCTCCGATGCTCCCCCTCCCGGCCCCACCGGTTCGTCCCCCTCCCCCCGCCCGCGCCGTTTCCCCCCGGTCCGCGTGCTCACGGTGGGCGTCTTCGCGCTCGCCGGGCTCCTCTTCTTCACCAGCTTCAACACGGCCAAGGGCACCAACATCCGCACCGACGCCTCGCTGCTGAAGCTCTCCGACCTCATCCAGGAGCGCAGCCAGAAGAACGGACGCCTCGACGAGTCCAACGGCCGGCTCCGCGACGACGTCGAGTCCCTTGCCAAGCGCACCGCCGGCGGCGACTTTGAGGCGGACACGGCCCGGTTGTCCGCGCTGGAGAAGAACGCCGGCACCCGCCCGCTCAAGGGCGGCGCCGTCACCGTCACCCTCGACGACGCCCCGCCCAACGCCACGGCCAAGCTGCCCGGCTACCCCGAGCCGCAGCCCGACTACCTGGTCATCCACCAGCAGGACCTCCAGGCCGTCGTCAACGCGCTGTGGAAGGGCGGGGCCAAGGGGATCAAGGTCATGGACCAGCGGCTGATCGGCACCAGCGCGGTGCGCTGCGTGGGCAACACGCTGATCCTCCAGGGCCGCGTCTACTCGCCCCCCTACAAGATCAGCGCGGTCGGCGACCCGGAGAAGCTCCAGGACGCTCTCGCCGCCTCCCCCGCCATCCAGAACTACATGGTCTACGTCAACGTCTACGGGCTCGGCTGGAAGGTGACCGAGGACGGAACCGTCACGCTGCCCGGCTACACGGGCACGGTGGACCTGCACTACGCCCGGCCAGTGGAGTGA
- a CDS encoding class E sortase has translation MPSTGPDPAPDANSGTGGGDRRRRRGGGPIATAVGVFGELLITGGLVLGLFVVYSLWWTNVIADRQADRRADKVRHNWEASEPGGKGPGALDTGDGIGFLHVPSMKNGEVLVRRGTATDILNGGVAGYYTDPVKATLPTTDKTGNFTLAAHRDGHGAKFHNIDKVEKGDPVVFETKDDWYVYKVFAILPETSKYNVKVLGSVPEQAGVKKPGHYITLTTCTPVYTSRYRYVVWGKLIRVDKVDADRTPPKELD, from the coding sequence GTGCCGTCAACCGGACCGGACCCGGCCCCGGACGCGAACTCCGGTACGGGGGGCGGTGACCGGCGCCGCCGGCGCGGGGGCGGACCGATCGCCACCGCGGTCGGCGTGTTCGGTGAACTCCTCATCACCGGCGGCCTGGTGCTCGGCCTGTTCGTCGTCTACTCGCTGTGGTGGACCAATGTGATAGCGGACCGTCAGGCGGACAGGCGTGCCGACAAGGTCCGCCACAACTGGGAGGCCTCCGAGCCCGGCGGCAAGGGACCGGGCGCCCTGGACACCGGGGACGGCATCGGGTTCCTGCACGTGCCGTCGATGAAGAACGGCGAGGTGCTGGTCCGCAGGGGCACGGCCACGGACATCCTCAACGGCGGTGTGGCCGGCTACTACACGGACCCCGTCAAGGCGACCCTGCCGACCACCGACAAGACCGGCAACTTCACGCTGGCCGCGCACCGGGACGGGCACGGGGCGAAGTTCCACAACATAGACAAGGTGGAGAAGGGCGACCCGGTCGTCTTCGAGACGAAGGACGACTGGTACGTCTACAAGGTCTTCGCGATCCTGCCCGAGACGTCGAAGTACAACGTCAAGGTCCTCGGCTCCGTGCCGGAGCAGGCGGGCGTGAAAAAGCCGGGCCACTACATCACGCTGACCACCTGCACCCCGGTCTACACCTCCCGGTACCGCTACGTGGTCTGGGGCAAGCTGATCCGCGTGGACAAGGTCGACGCCGACCGCACCCCGCCGAAGGAACTCGACTGA